One window of the Candidatus Jettenia sp. genome contains the following:
- a CDS encoding PAS domain-containing protein — MNRLKYVEFAPGVREIPNGLVLSEIFESNHSSLVQSSSIEPAKEPKSEGTEKRRNRKAKEPKSEGTEKRRNRKAKEPKSEGTVKKVIPLSQFIMNKKKPTGKKDNSLRRRAEEVLAGKIEKLKKIPFDDIKKLIHELQVYQIELEMQNEELRKAQSKIEESRSKYIDLYDFAPIGYCTMDKNGIIIEANLTLSSLLGVERKLLLRRPFAFFVMNGFKGYFFSHLQKVFASDDKQMCELNLMGKNGTRNSVFLESIATRDSEGTAFCRSAISNVTDRKQAEEALRISESTYRLLLESLPQRIFYKDRNFVYQSCNMNLANDLHIKPDEIRGKTDYDLYPIECAIKYRMVDTKVMKSGKVHETEETYTKDGKECVIHIVTTPVRDEKGYVVGILGIFWDITEKIALQKEAEHTRHLAALGELAAGVGHEINNPITGIINCAQILLNKSSEGSREKDIAGRIKKEGDRIAMIVNRLLMFAWPLNQEKKSRVKTYDIIKDTLILSEAQLRKEGIHLRVNIPQNLPELYAYPQQIEQVFLNIISNARYALNQKYPEHHDNKLLEITGEEITIDGLRYVRITFYDHGTGIPAGIKDKVMTPFFTTKPRGIGTGLGLSISHGIINDHGGKLLIESVDGKFTKVFIILPVIS; from the coding sequence TTGAACAGATTAAAATATGTTGAATTCGCGCCAGGCGTGAGAGAAATACCAAATGGTTTGGTTCTATCGGAGATATTTGAATCAAACCATTCTTCGCTGGTTCAATCGTCCTCGATTGAACCAGCGAAGGAACCGAAAAGCGAAGGAACCGAAAAGCGAAGGAACCGAAAAGCGAAGGAACCGAAAAGCGAAGGAACCGAAAAGCGAAGGAACCGAAAAGCGAAGGAACCGAAAAGCGAAGGAACCGTGAAAAAAGTAATACCATTATCACAGTTTATTATGAATAAAAAGAAACCTACAGGGAAAAAAGATAACAGCCTACGCCGGCGAGCTGAAGAAGTATTGGCTGGGAAAATCGAGAAGTTAAAAAAAATACCGTTTGATGATATCAAGAAACTTATCCATGAGCTGCAAGTATATCAAATTGAACTGGAAATGCAGAATGAAGAACTTCGGAAGGCGCAGTCCAAAATTGAAGAGTCCCGGAGTAAATATATAGACCTGTACGATTTTGCTCCTATAGGGTATTGTACGATGGATAAGAATGGGATAATTATTGAGGCGAATCTTACCCTGTCCAGCCTCCTGGGTGTTGAGAGAAAGTTATTACTCCGTAGGCCTTTTGCTTTTTTTGTTATGAATGGGTTTAAAGGCTATTTTTTTAGCCATCTGCAAAAGGTTTTTGCAAGTGATGACAAGCAGATGTGTGAATTGAACCTGATGGGAAAGAATGGTACACGAAATTCGGTATTTCTTGAAAGTATTGCTACCAGAGACAGTGAAGGAACGGCGTTCTGCCGGTCTGCCATCAGCAATGTTACTGATCGAAAGCAAGCGGAAGAAGCGCTGCGTATCAGTGAAAGCACGTATCGGTTGCTCCTGGAGAGCCTTCCCCAGAGAATATTCTATAAAGATAGGAATTTTGTTTATCAATCATGCAATATGAATTTAGCAAACGATTTGCATATTAAACCGGATGAAATTCGGGGAAAAACCGATTACGATCTCTATCCGATAGAATGCGCGATAAAATACCGTATGGTCGATACGAAAGTGATGAAGTCAGGAAAAGTCCATGAGACGGAAGAAACCTATACCAAAGATGGGAAAGAGTGCGTTATTCATATCGTAACGACCCCGGTAAGAGATGAAAAAGGGTATGTGGTGGGTATTTTAGGTATTTTCTGGGATATTACTGAAAAAATTGCCTTGCAGAAAGAGGCTGAGCACACCAGGCACTTAGCGGCATTGGGTGAATTGGCCGCGGGAGTGGGACATGAGATTAATAATCCAATAACCGGGATTATCAATTGCGCCCAGATATTGCTGAATAAGAGCAGTGAAGGGAGCAGGGAAAAGGATATTGCTGGTCGAATTAAAAAAGAAGGTGACCGCATAGCCATGATAGTCAACCGGCTCCTTATGTTTGCCTGGCCCCTGAATCAGGAGAAAAAGAGCAGGGTTAAGACCTATGATATTATAAAAGATACGCTGATTTTATCCGAGGCACAATTACGAAAAGAGGGTATTCATCTCAGGGTAAATATTCCTCAAAACCTGCCTGAATTATATGCCTACCCCCAGCAGATCGAACAGGTATTTCTCAATATTATCAGTAATGCCCGATATGCCCTGAACCAAAAATATCCGGAACACCATGATAATAAACTCCTCGAAATTACGGGTGAAGAGATAACGATAGATGGTCTTCGCTATGTCAGGATCACCTTTTACGATCACGGTACGGGTATACCTGCCGGGATAAAAGATAAGGTAATGACCCCCTTTTTTACCACAAAACCGAGAGGTATAGGAACGGGATTAGGGTTGAGCATAAGCCACGGTATTATCAATGACCACGGTGGCAAGCTTCTGATTGAGAGTGTGGATGGAAAATTTACCAAAGTTTTCATCATCCTTCCGGTGATATCTTAA